A single Cannabis sativa cultivar Pink pepper isolate KNU-18-1 chromosome 7, ASM2916894v1, whole genome shotgun sequence DNA region contains:
- the LOC115696251 gene encoding protein IQ-DOMAIN 10, with protein sequence MGCLSKIVKRRKSKQVKEDLVTNETAVDESLTLSNQETTAATKIQAVFRSFLAKKVLHNLKSKAKETQEEFDQDQTVNDESTSTTTSGIKGTVQIRDFVGVHTVKDQTMSALNHIHSWSRIQDQIRARRLCMVKEARIKQKKLENQIKLEAKIHQLEVEWCGGSETMEEILSRIQQREEAAIKRERAMAYAFLHQWRANSSQYLGQVSFGLGKEDWGWSWVERWVAARPWEIRVVSYPTNLKKIQGNKHDQNTFNHTENNVSNFDNSISHNDNCKNRKTCSTTHPQQT encoded by the exons ATGGGTTGTTTAAGTAAAATAGTTAAAAGAAGGAAATCTAAGCAAGTTAAG GAAGATTTGGTTACCAATGAAACAGCCGTCGATGAAAGTTTAACGCTATCCAATCAAGAGACGACAGCTGCCACTAAGATTCAAGCCGTTTTTCGTTCCTTTTTG GCAAAAAAAGTATTGCACAATCTAAAGAGCAAGGCAAAAGAAACTCAAGAGGAGTTTGATCAAGATCAGACGGTTAACGATGAATCCACGTCTACAACAACAAGTGGCATAAAGGGAACTGTCCAAATTCGCGATTTTGTTGGAGTTCACACAGTTAAAGATCAAACAATGTCTGCATTGAATCACATACATTCATGGAGTCGAATACAAGACCAAATTAGGGCTCGGAGACTTTGTATGGTGAAAGAAGCTCGAATTAAACAAAAGAAATTGGAGAATCAGATAAAACTTGAAGCAAAAATTCACCAACTTGAG GTTGAATGGTGTGGTGGGTCTGAAACTATGGAGGAAATCTTAAGCAGAATTCAACAAAGAGAAGAGGCTGCTATCAAGAGGGAAAGAGCCATGGCATATGCATTTCTTCATCAG TGGCGGGctaattcaagtcaatatcttgGACAAGTTTCTTTCGGTCTAGGGAAAGAAGATTGGGGATGGAGTTGGGTTGAGCGTTGGGTGGCTGCTAGACCGTGGGAAATTCGAGTAGTTTCTTATCCCacaaacttgaaaaaaattCAAGGGAATAAACATGATCAGAATACATTCAACCATACTGAGAATAAcgtttcaaattttgataattccATTTCACATAATGACAACTGCAAAAACCGAAAAACTTGCTCGACTACACATCCACAACAAACTTAG
- the LOC115697611 gene encoding transcription factor TCP4 encodes MEDYPPSSSQKSVIPITPSRLGTRGGSGVGGGVGGEIVEVQGGHIVRSTGRKDRHSKVCTAKGPRDRRVRLSAHTAIQFYDVQDRLGYDRPSKAVDWLIKKAKAAIDELDELPAWNPLITCQAVTTENAQTIVTTGDVRRLDSNSVTAAADMVEVGGGGFLPPSLDSDSIADTIKSFFPDQPHQQLCSSVNQFYNNPPDLLSRTSSQNQDLRLSLQSFQDPIFNHHQQQQQQQQQQGFYSPGFSSWLEHHNQPQQQNPSGFHINGDNNNNNNTTGFVFNSFPVVNPQPFFGRGNNHQFFTQQQRGPLQSSNTPSVRAWIDSSSPSMADHNHNQQQQQQYSSMGFIGGGVGGGFSSPGFHFPARIQGEEEEHDGISEKPSSASSDSHH; translated from the coding sequence ATGGAGGACTaccctccttcttcttcacaaaaATCAGTCATTCCAATAACACCATCAAGATTAGGAACACGTGGTGGCAGTGGTGTTGGTGGTGGTGTTGGTGGTGAGATTGTGGAAGTTCAAGGAGGACACATTGTAAGATCAACAGGAAGAAAAGACAGGCATAGCAAGGTGTGTACAGCTAAAGGACCAAGAGATAGAAGAGTGAGACTTTCAGCTCATACAGCTATTCAATTCTATGATGTTCAAGACAGATTGGGTTATGACAGACCAAGTAAAGCTGTCGATTGGCTTATAAAAAAGGCAAAAGCCGCCATTGATGAACTCGATGAGCTTCCCGCGTGGAATCCCTTAATAACTTGTCAAGCGGTAACTACAGAGAATGCCCAGACGATTGTTACAACTGGTGATGTTAGGCGTTTGGATTCTAATTCAGTAACGGCGGCTGCTGATATGGTTGAAGTTGGTGGTGGAGGGTTTCTTCCACCGTCTTTGGATTCTGATTCAATTGCTGATACTATCAAATCTTTCTTTCCAGATCAACCCCATCAACAACTCTGTTCATCGGTTAATCAATTCTATAATAATCCACCGGATTTGCTTTCCAGAACAAGTAGTCAGAATCAAGATCTGAGGCTTTCTCTTCAGTCTTTTCAAGACCCAATTTTTaatcatcatcaacaacaacagcaacagcaacaacaacaaggGTTTTACTCACCTGGGTTTTCGAGTTGGTTAGAGCATCATAACCAACCCCAACAACAAAACCCGAGTGGTTTTCATATCAATGGcgataacaacaacaacaacaacaccacTGGGTTTGTTTTCAACTCATTCCCTGTGGTGAATCCACAGCCGTTTTTCGGCCGTGGGAATAATCACCAGTTTTTTACACAACAACAGAGGGGACCCCTTCAGTCCAGTAACACGCCCTCGGTTCGGGCTTGGATAGATTCTTCTTCACCATCCATGGCGGACCACAACCACAaccaacagcaacaacaacaatactCATCAATGGGATTCATTGGTGGTGGAGTTGGAGGTGGATTTTCATCCCCCGGGTTTCATTTCCCGGCGAGGATTCAGGGcgaagaagaggagcacgacGGCATTTCAGAAAAGCCGTCCTCTGCTTCCTCTGATTCACACCATTAA